One genomic segment of Acanthopagrus latus isolate v.2019 chromosome 14, fAcaLat1.1, whole genome shotgun sequence includes these proteins:
- the LOC119032729 gene encoding beta-2-microglobulin-like: MSGPFSRLQPERFFSNLSSAPRQTKGEIMTAFGFAVVVGLLCLQCCSMARESPPKVQVYSRAPGEFGKANTLICHVSGFHPPEITIELLKNGEEMLGAKQTDLAFEENWHYHLSRHTPFTPGKEEEYACRVTHMGTSKMFIWEADM; this comes from the exons ATGTCGGGGCCGTTTTCTCGTCTTCAACCTGAACGCTTCTTCAGTAACCTCTCCAGTGCTCCGAGACAAACCAAAGGTGAAATCATGACGGCATTCGGCTTCGCAGTTGTTGTTGGACTGCTCTGTCTTCAGTGCTGTTCAATGGCCAGAGAAT CTCCACCAAAGGTTCAGGTGTACAGCCGTGCACCTGGAGAGTTTGGGAAAGCCAACACCCTCATCTGTCATGTGAGCGGCTTCCATCCACCAGAAATCACCATTGAGTTGCTCAAGAATGGAGAGGAGATGCTTGGAGCCAAACAGACTGACCTGGCCTTCGAAGAGAATTGGCACTACCACCTGAGCAGACATACACCCTTTACTCCAGGCAAAGAGGAAGAGTATGCCTGCAGAGTGACTCACATGGGAACTTCAAAGATGTTCATTTGGg AAGCAGATATGTAA